A single region of the Roseivivax sp. THAF197b genome encodes:
- a CDS encoding magnesium chelatase subunit H, which produces MRDELAHMGGYHIAIVTLDAHSAGPVARAKARLAEDFPGLEISVHAAAEWGESPQSLTDAKRAVARADMIVANLLFLEEHVKHILPDLRAARERVDAFVGVIADAEIVKLTKLGKLDMSAPQSGMMKLMKKLRGSSKPSSEDGAKKMRMLRRLPRMLKLIPGKAQDLRSWFLMMQYWLGGSDDNFEAMIRYLMSRYAGPEALRGGVAPEPLEYPEVGLYHPDLGARITTDPADIPGPANPVATVGMLMMRSYILAGDTAHYDAAIRTFEEKGIRVLPAFAGGLDGRPAIETYFKDATGAKIDTLVSLTGFSLVGGPAYNDSDSAVAVLKALDVPYVAAHPLEFQTLGQWAEANQGLGPIETTMLIALPELDGAVCPTVFGGRHGEGGCDGCAHRCRPQGTDKAMAPCPERIESLSEKVLRLARLRRKTRAEAKIGIVLFGFPPNAGAAGTAAYLDVFESLFNVMHAMKDRGYTIGPPSSVTELRAAVLEGNAAQYGQDANVADHVSADTIVRSTPPLKAVEAVWGPAPGRIQSDGRGVFVLGQHFGNVFVGLQPAFGWEGDPMRLLFEGSFAPTHAFTTFYLWLRNTYQADALLHFGMHGALEFMPGKQAGLGARDWPDRLIGEMPNVYLYAANNPSEASLAKRRSGAVTVTHLTPPLAQSGLYKGLQALKESLTRWRSMKADDPRRDELHALIVEEAEAVDMAGRDPEALWLALLETEDALIPEGLHILGREITPNVRADYLALMADQDDAAQAHAAEMLDNGGEMAGLMAALEARFVVPVPGGDLIRSADILPTGRNIHAFDPFRMPTAFACRDGARQAQMLLDTHQSLPRSVALVLWGSDNIKSDGAPLAQALALMGAVPRMDSFGRISGADLIPLEELGRPRIDVVMTLSGIFRDLLPLQTRMLAEAAFKAASANEPLEMNFIRAHALAYQDEHGCDLETAALRVFSNAEGAYGSNVNQLVESSAFGDEDELADAYQSRKSFAYGANGKAAANPALLQATLAKVEVAYQNLESVELGVTTVDHYFDTLGGISRAVKRARGEEAAVYISDQTRGAGKVRTLSDQVALETRSRSLNPKWFEGMLKHGAQGVKQIEAQVTNTMGWSATTGKVEPWIYQRLSETFVLDPEMRARLAALNPTASSRMANRLLEAHDRAYWQPDAETLAALEAAADQLEDRMEGVAAE; this is translated from the coding sequence ATGCGCGATGAGCTGGCACATATGGGCGGATATCACATCGCCATCGTCACGCTCGACGCCCATAGCGCCGGACCTGTCGCTCGTGCAAAGGCGCGACTGGCCGAGGATTTCCCGGGCCTCGAGATCAGCGTGCATGCTGCCGCAGAATGGGGCGAGAGCCCGCAAAGCCTGACCGACGCCAAGCGCGCGGTTGCGCGGGCCGACATGATCGTCGCGAACCTTCTGTTTCTCGAGGAACATGTCAAACATATCCTGCCGGATCTGCGCGCCGCCCGCGAGCGCGTCGATGCCTTCGTGGGCGTCATCGCCGATGCGGAGATCGTGAAGCTCACCAAGCTCGGCAAGCTCGACATGTCCGCGCCCCAAAGCGGCATGATGAAGCTGATGAAGAAGCTGCGCGGCTCGTCGAAGCCCTCCTCGGAGGATGGCGCGAAGAAGATGCGGATGCTGCGCCGTCTGCCCCGCATGCTGAAGCTGATCCCGGGCAAGGCACAGGATCTGCGCTCCTGGTTCCTGATGATGCAGTACTGGCTCGGCGGCTCGGACGACAATTTCGAGGCGATGATCCGCTATCTGATGTCGCGCTATGCAGGCCCCGAAGCGCTGCGCGGCGGGGTTGCGCCGGAGCCGCTCGAATACCCCGAGGTTGGACTTTACCACCCGGATCTCGGGGCACGCATCACGACGGATCCCGCGGACATCCCCGGTCCTGCGAACCCCGTGGCGACCGTCGGCATGCTGATGATGCGCTCCTACATCCTTGCAGGCGACACGGCGCATTACGACGCCGCGATCCGCACCTTCGAGGAGAAGGGCATCCGCGTTTTGCCCGCCTTTGCCGGTGGTCTGGACGGGCGGCCCGCGATCGAGACGTATTTCAAGGATGCGACCGGCGCGAAGATCGACACGCTGGTGTCGCTGACCGGCTTCAGCCTCGTGGGCGGTCCCGCCTATAACGACAGCGACTCGGCTGTTGCGGTGCTGAAGGCGTTGGATGTGCCCTATGTCGCCGCACATCCGCTGGAATTCCAGACGCTCGGCCAATGGGCGGAGGCGAACCAGGGGCTCGGCCCGATCGAGACGACGATGCTGATCGCGCTGCCTGAGCTTGATGGCGCGGTCTGTCCGACGGTCTTCGGCGGAAGGCATGGCGAGGGGGGCTGCGACGGCTGCGCCCATCGCTGTCGTCCGCAAGGCACCGACAAGGCCATGGCGCCGTGTCCCGAACGGATCGAGAGCCTTTCCGAGAAGGTCCTGCGCCTTGCCCGTCTGCGCCGCAAGACGCGCGCCGAGGCCAAGATCGGGATCGTTTTGTTCGGCTTCCCGCCCAATGCAGGCGCTGCCGGAACCGCCGCCTATCTCGACGTATTCGAAAGCCTTTTCAACGTCATGCACGCGATGAAAGACCGGGGCTACACAATTGGGCCGCCTTCGAGCGTTACAGAACTCCGTGCCGCCGTTCTGGAAGGGAACGCCGCGCAATACGGTCAGGACGCCAATGTCGCCGACCATGTCAGCGCCGACACGATCGTGCGCAGCACGCCGCCCCTGAAGGCGGTTGAGGCGGTCTGGGGTCCGGCGCCCGGCCGCATCCAGTCCGACGGGCGCGGCGTCTTCGTGCTGGGCCAGCATTTCGGCAATGTCTTCGTCGGTCTGCAACCGGCCTTCGGGTGGGAAGGCGATCCGATGCGCCTTCTCTTCGAGGGCAGCTTCGCGCCGACCCATGCCTTCACCACTTTCTACCTGTGGCTGCGCAACACCTATCAAGCCGATGCACTGCTGCATTTCGGGATGCATGGCGCGCTGGAATTCATGCCGGGCAAGCAGGCAGGTCTTGGCGCGCGCGACTGGCCCGACCGGCTGATCGGCGAGATGCCGAACGTGTACCTCTATGCCGCGAACAACCCGTCCGAGGCGTCGCTGGCAAAACGGCGCTCCGGGGCCGTAACAGTGACGCATCTGACGCCGCCGCTCGCGCAATCGGGGCTCTACAAGGGGCTTCAGGCGCTCAAGGAAAGCCTGACGCGCTGGCGGTCGATGAAAGCGGACGATCCCCGCCGGGACGAGCTGCACGCGCTGATCGTCGAGGAGGCCGAGGCGGTTGATATGGCAGGCCGCGATCCCGAGGCTTTGTGGTTGGCGCTGCTCGAGACGGAAGACGCGCTGATCCCCGAAGGTCTGCATATCCTGGGCCGCGAGATCACGCCAAACGTGCGCGCCGATTACCTGGCCCTCATGGCCGATCAGGACGACGCGGCGCAGGCGCATGCGGCGGAGATGCTCGACAATGGCGGCGAGATGGCGGGCCTGATGGCAGCGCTCGAAGCGCGGTTTGTCGTCCCGGTGCCCGGTGGTGACCTTATTCGCAGCGCGGATATCCTGCCCACCGGCCGCAACATCCATGCGTTTGATCCGTTCCGCATGCCCACCGCATTCGCCTGTCGCGATGGCGCGCGCCAGGCGCAGATGCTGCTTGATACCCATCAGAGCCTGCCGCGCTCGGTCGCGCTGGTGCTGTGGGGGTCGGACAACATCAAGTCGGACGGTGCGCCGCTCGCGCAGGCGCTGGCGCTCATGGGGGCGGTGCCGCGCATGGACAGTTTCGGACGCATCTCGGGTGCGGACCTGATCCCGCTGGAAGAACTGGGCCGCCCGCGCATCGACGTGGTCATGACACTGTCGGGGATTTTCCGCGATCTTCTGCCGCTCCAGACCCGCATGCTGGCCGAGGCGGCGTTCAAGGCGGCGAGCGCCAACGAGCCCTTGGAGATGAACTTCATCCGCGCGCATGCGCTGGCCTATCAGGACGAACATGGCTGCGATCTGGAGACAGCGGCGCTGCGCGTTTTCTCGAACGCGGAAGGAGCCTACGGCTCGAACGTGAACCAGTTGGTCGAAAGCTCGGCCTTCGGGGACGAGGACGAGCTGGCCGATGCCTATCAGTCACGCAAGAGCTTCGCCTATGGCGCCAATGGTAAGGCGGCGGCGAACCCAGCCCTACTGCAGGCAACGCTTGCCAAGGTCGAAGTGGCCTATCAGAACCTCGAATCCGTCGAACTGGGTGTCACCACGGTCGATCACTACTTCGACACGTTGGGCGGCATTTCCCGCGCGGTGAAGCGTGCCCGCGGTGAAGAGGCGGCAGTCTACATCTCCGACCAGACTCGCGGGGCGGGCAAGGTGCGCACCCTTTCCGATCAGGTCGCGCTCGAGACAAGGTCACGCTCGCTCAACCCGAAATGGTTCGAGGGCATGCTGAAGCATGGCGCGCAGGGCGTGAAGCAGATCGAGGCGCAAGTCACCAACACGATGGGCTGGTCTGCGACCACAGGGAAGGTGGAGCCGTGGATATACCAGCGCCTGTCCGAGACCTTCGTTCTCGACCCCGAGATGCGCGCGCGGCTTGCAGCACTCAACCCGACCGCGTCGAGCCGCATGGCGAACCGCCTGCTCGAAGCCCATGACCGCGCCTATTGGCAACCCGATGCCGAAACGCTCGCAGCCCTCGAGGCGGCAGCGGATCAGCTTGAAGATCGCATGGAAGGGGTGGCTGCCGAATGA
- the bchL gene encoding ferredoxin:protochlorophyllide reductase (ATP-dependent) iron-sulfur ATP-binding protein, producing MREAAGLKERRVQSPPVLKGQDGEGSVQVHQDDSMKIEGAKVFSVYGKGGIGKSTTSSNLSAAFSKLGKRVLQIGCDPKHDSTFTLTGKLQPTVIDILKEVDFHAEELRPEDFVTEGFNGVKCVEAGGPPAGTGCGGYVVGQTVKLLKQHHMLDDTDVVIFDVLGDVVCGGFAAPLQHADRAVIVTANDFDSIYAMNRIIAAVQAKSKNYKVRLAGCIANRSKATDEVDRYCDVVGFNRIAHMPDIDAIRRSRLKKKTLFDMPDEEDIVMARKEYIRLAEALFNGTEALAPAPLPDREIFELLGFD from the coding sequence ATGCGCGAGGCCGCAGGCCTGAAGGAACGGCGCGTGCAATCGCCCCCCGTTCTGAAGGGTCAGGACGGCGAAGGATCGGTGCAGGTGCACCAGGATGACAGCATGAAGATTGAGGGGGCCAAGGTGTTCTCGGTCTACGGCAAGGGCGGGATCGGCAAGTCTACGACATCCTCGAACCTCTCGGCCGCGTTCTCGAAGCTCGGCAAGCGCGTGCTGCAGATCGGCTGCGACCCCAAGCATGACAGCACCTTCACCCTGACCGGCAAGCTGCAGCCAACGGTGATCGACATCCTGAAGGAGGTCGATTTCCACGCCGAGGAATTGCGGCCCGAGGATTTCGTGACCGAAGGCTTCAACGGCGTGAAATGCGTCGAGGCGGGCGGGCCGCCCGCAGGCACAGGCTGCGGCGGCTATGTCGTGGGCCAGACCGTGAAGCTTTTGAAGCAGCATCACATGCTGGACGACACCGATGTGGTGATCTTCGACGTGTTGGGCGACGTCGTCTGCGGTGGCTTTGCGGCCCCGCTGCAGCACGCGGATCGCGCAGTGATCGTCACCGCCAACGATTTCGATTCGATCTACGCCATGAACCGCATCATCGCCGCGGTGCAGGCCAAATCGAAGAACTACAAGGTTCGGCTCGCGGGATGCATCGCCAATCGTTCGAAAGCCACCGACGAGGTGGACCGCTATTGCGACGTGGTGGGCTTCAACCGCATCGCGCATATGCCCGATATCGATGCGATCCGCCGCTCGCGCCTGAAGAAAAAGACCCTCTTCGACATGCCCGACGAAGAAGACATCGTCATGGCGCGCAAGGAATACATCCGCCTTGCCGAGGCGCTGTTCAACGGCACCGAGGCGCTGGCACCCGCACCCCTGCCTGACCGCGAAATCTTCGAGCTTCTGGGATTCGACTGA
- the bchM gene encoding magnesium protoporphyrin IX methyltransferase → MSYELTRNRVETYFDRTATRTWEALTSDAPVSRIRETVRKGRDEMRARMLAALPADLRGARLLDAGCGAGQMSAELAARGAEVVAVDISPELLKVAARRLPEHLQGRVTFRAGDMLDPVHGTFDAILAMDSLIYYGPQDLDNALKGLSARAEQTIFTVAPRTTPLMMMWYAGKLFPRSDRSPVMVPHAPKRLIARHGGRDLGRVSSGFYISHAMEVHP, encoded by the coding sequence ATGAGCTACGAGCTGACCCGCAACCGCGTCGAGACCTATTTCGACCGCACCGCGACCCGCACCTGGGAGGCGCTGACCTCGGATGCGCCGGTCAGCCGGATCCGCGAGACGGTGCGCAAGGGACGTGACGAGATGCGCGCGCGGATGCTGGCGGCGCTGCCTGCGGATCTGCGCGGTGCGCGTCTGCTCGATGCGGGCTGTGGTGCGGGCCAGATGAGTGCGGAACTGGCCGCGCGCGGAGCCGAGGTCGTGGCCGTCGATATCTCGCCCGAACTTCTGAAAGTGGCCGCGCGGCGTCTGCCGGAGCACCTGCAGGGCCGGGTGACCTTCCGCGCGGGCGACATGCTCGACCCGGTGCACGGGACCTTCGATGCGATACTCGCAATGGACAGCCTGATCTATTACGGGCCGCAGGATCTCGACAACGCGCTCAAAGGGCTGTCTGCCCGTGCGGAACAGACGATCTTCACGGTCGCCCCCCGGACCACACCGCTGATGATGATGTGGTATGCGGGCAAGCTCTTCCCGCGCTCGGACCGCTCCCCGGTGATGGTGCCGCATGCGCCGAAGCGCCTGATCGCGCGCCATGGCGGGCGCGATCTGGGCCGCGTCTCCTCGGGCTTCTACATCTCCCATGCGATGGAGGTGCATCCGTGA
- a CDS encoding PucC family protein translates to MSQPRLIHLTKRFLPFADAASTELPLSQLLRLSLFQVSVGMATVMLLGTLNRVMIVELSLAATIVAVMIALPVLIAPFRALLGFRSDTHRSAIGWKRVPYLWFGSLWQMGGLAVMPFALLVLGGDVIHEVPFAGEVLAALAFLMTGLGLHMTQTAGLALASDRATDETRPRVVALLYVMFLVGMGVSALIIGWLLSDYTPLRLIRVVQGAAVAGLALNLIALWKQEQVRPMSAAERAEPRPSFGDAWADFAKGGIAGRLLVVVFIGTMAFNMQDVLLEPYGGEILGLSISSTTLLTAMWAAGALIGFAFAGRMLARGGNPYRMAASGVLVGVAAFSTVIFAAPMESSALFFTGAGLIGLGGGYFAVSTLMAAMTMPAAGLAGRGLALGAWGAAQATAAGLSTAFGGALRDWVNLHAMAGDLGTALATKATGYSVVYHIEIGLLFLTLAVLGPLVTRMRKPTGGPAKFGLADFPT, encoded by the coding sequence GTGAGCCAACCGCGCCTCATCCACCTGACAAAGCGCTTCCTGCCCTTTGCGGACGCGGCCTCCACGGAGTTGCCGCTCTCGCAATTGCTGCGGTTGTCGCTGTTTCAGGTGTCGGTGGGCATGGCAACGGTGATGCTTCTGGGCACGCTCAACCGGGTAATGATCGTGGAGCTGTCGCTCGCGGCAACCATCGTGGCGGTGATGATCGCGCTGCCGGTTCTGATCGCGCCGTTCCGGGCGCTTCTGGGGTTCCGGTCGGACACGCACCGCTCTGCCATCGGGTGGAAGCGGGTGCCGTATCTGTGGTTCGGATCGCTCTGGCAGATGGGCGGGCTTGCGGTCATGCCGTTCGCGCTTCTCGTGCTGGGCGGAGACGTGATCCACGAAGTGCCCTTCGCGGGTGAGGTGCTGGCGGCTTTGGCGTTCCTGATGACGGGTCTTGGCCTGCACATGACGCAAACGGCGGGCCTTGCATTGGCCTCGGACCGGGCGACGGACGAGACGCGCCCACGGGTCGTGGCGCTCCTCTACGTGATGTTCCTCGTCGGGATGGGCGTGTCGGCGCTGATCATCGGCTGGCTTCTGAGCGATTACACTCCGCTTCGGCTCATTCGCGTGGTGCAGGGCGCCGCGGTCGCAGGCCTTGCGCTGAACCTCATTGCCTTGTGGAAGCAGGAGCAGGTGCGCCCCATGTCAGCCGCTGAACGCGCGGAGCCGCGGCCCAGCTTCGGCGATGCTTGGGCCGATTTCGCCAAGGGTGGCATTGCCGGACGCCTCCTGGTCGTCGTGTTCATCGGCACCATGGCGTTCAACATGCAGGACGTCCTGCTCGAGCCTTATGGCGGCGAGATCCTTGGCCTTTCCATTTCCTCGACCACGCTTTTGACCGCTATGTGGGCGGCGGGCGCGCTGATCGGCTTCGCCTTTGCCGGCCGGATGCTGGCGCGCGGCGGCAATCCCTACCGGATGGCCGCGTCGGGCGTGCTGGTGGGCGTGGCGGCCTTCTCGACCGTGATCTTTGCGGCACCGATGGAGTCCAGCGCGCTGTTCTTTACGGGTGCCGGGCTGATCGGTCTCGGCGGTGGGTATTTCGCCGTCTCGACGCTGATGGCGGCGATGACCATGCCTGCCGCGGGCCTCGCGGGCCGGGGCCTTGCGCTTGGCGCCTGGGGTGCTGCGCAGGCAACAGCGGCGGGGCTGTCCACCGCCTTCGGCGGCGCTTTGCGCGACTGGGTGAACCTGCACGCCATGGCAGGGGATCTGGGCACGGCGCTGGCGACGAAAGCGACGGGCTACTCCGTCGTCTACCATATCGAAATCGGACTTCTGTTCCTGACGCTGGCGGTTCTCGGACCGCTGGTGACCCGGATGCGGAAGCCAACGGGGGGTCCGGCGAAGTTCGGCCTCGCCGACTTCCCGACCTGA
- the puhA gene encoding photosynthetic reaction center subunit H has product MVEDYIFGNLDLASISLWLFFIFFVGLVIWIQRENQREGYPLVDDDGSQADAGSVFPNPKDKTFHLPHGRGTYTVPSQQPPDRDDYHANMAREFDSGGFPWDPVGDPLANGIGPAAWANRRDEPELDGHGKPKIIPMGGDAHFSVAAGNDPRGLPVQSGDMKVVGMVSDMWVDEPEQLVRYLEIELEGGAGKRLVPLTLARIWGNRVDVKTLYAEHFAGVPQIKTPGQVTKLEEDKISAYYGGGVLYADKARQEPQL; this is encoded by the coding sequence ATGGTTGAAGACTACATCTTCGGAAATCTGGACCTGGCGAGCATCTCGCTGTGGCTCTTCTTCATCTTCTTTGTCGGGCTGGTGATCTGGATCCAGCGCGAGAACCAGCGTGAGGGCTATCCGCTCGTCGATGACGATGGCAGCCAGGCGGATGCGGGATCGGTCTTCCCGAACCCCAAAGACAAGACGTTCCATCTGCCCCATGGGCGCGGCACCTATACCGTGCCCTCCCAGCAGCCGCCTGATCGCGACGATTATCACGCCAACATGGCGCGCGAATTCGATAGCGGCGGCTTCCCCTGGGATCCGGTCGGCGATCCGCTGGCCAACGGGATCGGGCCCGCAGCCTGGGCCAATCGCCGGGACGAGCCGGAGCTCGACGGCCATGGCAAGCCGAAGATCATCCCCATGGGGGGAGATGCCCATTTCAGCGTCGCGGCGGGCAATGATCCGCGCGGTCTGCCGGTGCAATCGGGCGACATGAAGGTCGTCGGCATGGTGTCGGACATGTGGGTCGATGAGCCGGAACAACTGGTCCGCTACCTCGAGATCGAGCTTGAAGGCGGTGCGGGCAAGCGTCTCGTCCCGCTGACGCTGGCACGGATCTGGGGCAACCGGGTCGATGTGAAAACGCTCTATGCCGAGCATTTCGCGGGCGTCCCGCAGATCAAGACACCGGGCCAGGTCACCAAGCTCGAAGAGGACAAGATCAGCGCCTATTACGGCGGTGGCGTCCTCTATGCAGACAAGGCCCGGCAGGAACCGCAGCTCTAA
- the puhB gene encoding photosynthetic complex putative assembly protein PuhB — translation MHHDDFATEPVRGLPETPPEGERILWQGRPQAWALAREALNLKWVAGYFVVLAIWRFIAVSDLMPLGQAIGAALPMLILGAVACALLFLIAYVQARATVYTITNRRAAMRIGAALTMTLNLPYSQIAAADLARRKDGTGTISFRTLGETRLSYLVCWPHVRPWKMNPTQPALRCIADADRIAAMLGEAAMTRISDPRLVRNDEAPATAPGAAVAAE, via the coding sequence ATGCACCACGATGATTTCGCAACCGAGCCCGTGCGCGGGCTGCCGGAAACCCCGCCAGAGGGGGAACGCATCCTCTGGCAGGGGCGGCCGCAGGCCTGGGCGCTCGCCCGAGAGGCGCTGAACCTCAAATGGGTCGCGGGATATTTCGTGGTGCTGGCGATCTGGCGGTTCATCGCGGTGTCGGACCTGATGCCGCTCGGTCAGGCCATCGGTGCCGCATTGCCGATGCTGATCCTCGGGGCCGTCGCCTGCGCGCTTTTGTTCCTGATCGCCTACGTGCAGGCGCGGGCCACCGTCTACACGATCACCAATCGCCGCGCGGCGATGCGGATCGGTGCGGCGCTGACCATGACGCTGAACCTGCCTTACAGTCAGATCGCCGCGGCAGATCTTGCGCGACGCAAGGACGGGACCGGCACGATCTCGTTCCGGACGTTGGGCGAGACGCGGCTGTCCTACCTGGTGTGCTGGCCGCATGTGCGACCCTGGAAGATGAACCCGACGCAGCCTGCCCTGCGCTGCATCGCGGATGCGGATCGCATCGCGGCGATGCTGGGGGAGGCTGCGATGACGCGCATCTCCGATCCGCGCCTCGTGCGAAACGATGAAGCCCCCGCGACAGCGCCCGGCGCTGCCGTGGCCGCGGAATAG
- the puhC gene encoding photosynthetic complex assembly protein PuhC, whose protein sequence is MSSRTQPRLRHDAPDMVPVALVRAMTALVLVILALTSFWVWTDRPLEALPPESPVAEERTIFLSGELSGAARVLDQNGTVIVDFGPEEGGFIAGVARVLERERTNARQPLDGPIRLVAYENGRMGIFDPSTGWRADLMGFGADNAAAFARLLR, encoded by the coding sequence ATGAGTTCGCGAACCCAACCCCGCCTGCGTCACGATGCGCCTGACATGGTGCCCGTGGCACTGGTGCGGGCGATGACGGCGCTTGTCCTCGTGATCCTCGCGCTGACGAGCTTCTGGGTCTGGACCGACCGTCCGCTGGAGGCATTGCCGCCCGAAAGCCCGGTCGCCGAGGAACGCACGATCTTCCTGTCGGGAGAGCTGTCCGGTGCAGCTCGCGTGCTGGACCAGAATGGCACCGTGATCGTCGATTTCGGACCCGAGGAAGGTGGGTTCATCGCCGGTGTGGCACGGGTGCTTGAGCGGGAACGGACCAATGCCCGCCAACCGCTCGACGGGCCGATCCGGCTTGTCGCCTACGAAAACGGCCGGATGGGGATCTTCGATCCGTCAACCGGATGGCGCGCTGACCTCATGGGGTTTGGCGCAGATAACGCAGCGGCCTTCGCCAGGCTGCTGCGCTAA
- the acsF gene encoding magnesium-protoporphyrin IX monomethyl ester (oxidative) cyclase, whose amino-acid sequence MNVQNTSDLRSAKATHTADITNVDESLALQQEQAKYDDDFATNTAMANTLLTPRFYTTDFDELDAIDVSSVREDWDKLIAQMVSDPNKGHFKKNEDWDHVDWENMEPELKKEFIDFLISSCTAEFSGCVLYKEMKRRGNNDDIVQLFQLMARDEARHAGFINDALREAGLRVNLGFLTQSKKYTYFRPKFIYYATYLSEKIGYARYITIFRHLEANPEHRFHPIFKWFEEWCNDEFSHGEAFALLMKTDPKLTSGKNVLWIKFFLTAVYATMYVRDHQRPAFHAALGVDPDWYAHEVFTKTSKLTQQIFPITLDIEHPRWQPTLERLQRANVAIAEGKEQGGIGGRLKSWANSAKAAMCFVQLYTIPAHKHRVPESTRLEPVY is encoded by the coding sequence ATGAACGTTCAGAACACATCCGATCTGCGCAGCGCCAAGGCGACGCATACCGCCGACATCACCAATGTCGATGAAAGCCTGGCCCTTCAGCAGGAGCAGGCCAAGTACGATGACGATTTCGCCACCAACACGGCGATGGCCAACACGCTGCTGACGCCGCGGTTCTACACCACCGATTTCGACGAGCTCGATGCCATCGACGTCTCCTCGGTGCGCGAGGATTGGGACAAGCTGATCGCCCAGATGGTGAGCGACCCGAACAAGGGCCATTTCAAGAAGAACGAAGACTGGGACCATGTCGATTGGGAGAACATGGAGCCCGAGCTCAAGAAGGAATTCATCGATTTCCTGATCTCTTCCTGCACGGCGGAATTCTCGGGCTGCGTGCTCTACAAGGAGATGAAGCGGCGCGGAAACAACGACGATATCGTGCAACTCTTCCAGCTCATGGCGCGGGACGAGGCGCGGCATGCCGGCTTCATCAACGACGCGCTGCGCGAGGCGGGTCTGCGGGTGAACCTGGGCTTTTTGACCCAGTCGAAGAAGTACACCTACTTTCGCCCGAAGTTCATCTACTACGCGACGTATCTGTCCGAGAAGATCGGCTATGCGCGCTACATCACGATCTTCCGCCATCTCGAGGCGAACCCCGAGCACCGCTTCCACCCGATCTTCAAATGGTTCGAGGAATGGTGCAACGACGAGTTCAGCCATGGCGAGGCCTTCGCGCTTCTGATGAAGACCGATCCCAAGCTGACCTCGGGCAAGAACGTGCTGTGGATCAAGTTCTTCCTGACGGCGGTCTACGCGACGATGTATGTGCGCGACCATCAGCGTCCCGCCTTCCACGCGGCGCTGGGCGTCGATCCCGACTGGTACGCGCATGAGGTCTTCACCAAGACCTCGAAGCTGACGCAGCAGATCTTCCCGATCACCCTCGATATCGAGCATCCGCGCTGGCAGCCGACGCTTGAGCGTCTGCAGCGGGCGAATGTCGCGATTGCGGAGGGCAAGGAGCAGGGCGGCATCGGCGGTCGGCTCAAGTCCTGGGCGAATTCGGCCAAGGCTGCGATGTGCTTCGTGCAGCTTTACACGATCCCCGCGCACAAGCACCGGGTGCCCGAGAGCACACGTCTGGAGCCGGTCTATTGA
- the puhE gene encoding putative photosynthetic complex assembly protein PuhE gives MLTDPWIAALLALFAWWFSTGLILLVVRSADRGNRSLAVTLLALPVLALGAWGLWTSQTRLDAGGVYLAFLSALAIWGWIELAFLAGVVTGPNTHICPSTSPGWERFLRAWGTIAYHEIVLVFSLIAMWLALHGAANMFGVWTFAVLFFARVSAKLNLFLGVPKINTEFLPSALSHLPSHFRIAPMNALFPVSITALSFATACWLERIYSAASPAETAGFALLSALTALALLEHWFMVLPLPDEKLWRWMLPAPKQNQKTREDAHGL, from the coding sequence ATGCTGACCGATCCCTGGATCGCGGCGCTTCTGGCGCTCTTCGCCTGGTGGTTCTCCACCGGGCTGATCCTGTTGGTCGTCCGTTCTGCGGATCGTGGCAACCGCTCGCTTGCGGTGACGCTTCTGGCGCTTCCGGTCCTGGCATTGGGGGCCTGGGGGCTCTGGACCTCGCAGACGCGTCTCGACGCGGGCGGCGTCTACCTCGCCTTCCTGTCGGCGCTCGCCATCTGGGGTTGGATCGAACTGGCCTTCCTCGCCGGTGTCGTCACCGGACCGAACACGCATATCTGCCCCAGTACGTCCCCGGGATGGGAGCGGTTCCTGCGCGCATGGGGCACGATTGCCTACCATGAGATCGTGCTCGTGTTCTCGCTGATCGCGATGTGGCTGGCACTGCACGGGGCCGCAAACATGTTCGGGGTCTGGACCTTCGCGGTCCTGTTCTTCGCGCGCGTCTCCGCCAAGCTGAACCTTTTTCTGGGTGTGCCCAAGATCAACACCGAGTTCCTGCCCTCGGCTCTGTCGCACCTGCCCAGCCATTTCCGGATCGCGCCGATGAACGCGCTCTTTCCGGTTTCGATCACCGCGCTCAGCTTTGCCACCGCTTGCTGGCTAGAGCGTATCTATTCCGCCGCCTCGCCCGCCGAGACGGCCGGATTCGCGCTTCTGTCCGCGCTGACCGCCCTCGCTCTCCTGGAGCATTGGTTCATGGTCCTGCCGCTACCCGATGAGAAGCTTTGGCGCTGGATGTTGCCCGCGCCCAAACAAAACCAAAAGACCCGGGAGGACGCCCATGGACTTTGA